A genome region from Carya illinoinensis cultivar Pawnee chromosome 2, C.illinoinensisPawnee_v1, whole genome shotgun sequence includes the following:
- the LOC122296776 gene encoding protein DA1-related 1-like has translation MGWLTKILKGSSYKGHHHGKYQEERMWDEARNSVDELTDVEKEEIDCAIALSLAEEDHKGKNVIDDDSQSEEDEHLARAQPEEDEHLARAQPEEDEHLAKVQLEEDEQLAKALQESMFVESPPRYDSGNIFQPFPFFSSGGYRICAGCKTEIGHGRFLSCMGAVWHPECFRCRACNQPITDYEFSMSGNHPYHKSCYKEQNHPRCDVCKNYIPTNSAGLIEYRAHPFWLQKYCPSHERDRTPRCCSCERMEPTDTRYLSLDDGRKLCLECLDSAIMDTHECQPLYLEIQGFYEGLNMKVEQQVPMLLVERQALNEAMEGEKNGHHHLPETRGLCLSEEQTVTTILRRPRIGAGYRIIDMITEPYRLSRRCEVTAILVLYGLPRLLTGSILAHEMMHAWLRLKGYPNLRPEVEEGICQVLAHMWLESEIYSIPGSDVASSSSSSPSSSSSSSSNTSSKKGKRSDFEKKLGEFFKHQIESDTSSAYGEGFRLGNQAVLKYGLKRTLDHIRMTGSFP, from the exons ATGGGTTGGCTGACCAAGATTCTTAAAGGTTCTAGCTATAAAGGGCACCATCATGGGAAAtatcaagaagaaagaatgTGGGATGAAGCTCGTAATTCAGTG GATGAACTGACAGATGTCGAGAAAGAAGAAATTGATTGTGCTATTGCACTTTCCCTCGCAGAAGAAGACCATAAAGGAAAAAATGTGATTG ATGATGACTCTCAATCGGAGGAAGATGAGCATCTTGCTAGAGCTCAACCCGAGGAAGATGAACATCTTGCTAGAGCTCAACCCGAGGAAGATGAACATCTTGCTAAAGTTCAATTGGAGGAAGATGAACAACTTGCAAAAGCTCTTCAGGAAAGTATGTTTGTGGAGTCCCCTCCTCGATATGATAGCGGAAATATATTTCAACCTTTTCCATTCTTCTCGTCAGGTGGATACAG GATCTGCGCTGGCTGCAAGACTGAGATTGGCCATGGACGGTTTTTGAGTTGCATGGGTGCTGTTTGGCATCCAGAATGTTTTCGGTGTCGTGCTTGCAATCAACCTATTACTGATTATGAG TTTTCTATGTCTGGCAATCACCCGTATCACAAATCGTGCTATAAGGAGCAGAATCACCCAAGATGTGATGTTTGCAAGAACTAT ATCCCAACAAATTCAGCAGGTCTTATTGAGTATAGGGCACATCCTTTCTGGCTGCAAAAGTACTGCCCCTCACATGAACGCGATAGGACTCCTCGTTGTTGTAGCTGTGAAAGAATGGAG CCAACGGACACAAGATATCTGTCGCTTGATGATGGTCGGAAGCTATGTCTAGAGTGTCTAGACTCAGCCATTATGGATACTCATGAATGTCAACCTCTTTACCTTGAAATACAAGGATTTTATGAAGGTTTAAATATGAAAGTGGAGCAGCAAGTCCCAATGCTCTTGGTTGAGAGACAAGCACTAAATGAGGCAATGGAGGGAGAAAAGAAT GGTCATCATCACTTGCCTGAGACCAGAGGACTTTGTTTGTCGGAAGAACAGACTGTTACGACT ATCCTAAGGAGGCCAAGGATTGGGGCAGGCTACCGGATCATAGACATGATAACTGAGCCTTATAGGCTGAGTCGTCGATGTGAAGTGACAGCAATTCTTGTTTTATATGGCCTCCCAAG GTTATTGACGGGTTCAATCCTGGCACACGagatgatgcatgcatggctcaGGCTTAAAG GTTACCCCAATCTGCgtccagaggttgaagaaggTATCTGCCAGGTCTTAGCTCATATGTGGTTGGAGTCTGAGATATATTCGATACCTGGAAGTGATGTTGcctcttcatcatcttcatcaccATCTTCCTCATCTTCGTCATCCTCTAATACCTCATCAAAAAAGGGTAAAAGATCCGACTTTGAGAAGAAACTAGGTGAATTTTTTAAACACCAGATCGAGTCCGATACATCATCAGCTTATGGAGAAGGATTCAGGTTAGGTAACCAGGCGGTGCTCAAATACGGTCTAAAGAGAACTCTTGACCATATTCGAATGACAGGAAGCTTTCCATAG